The following proteins are encoded in a genomic region of Oncorhynchus masou masou isolate Uvic2021 chromosome 19, UVic_Omas_1.1, whole genome shotgun sequence:
- the LOC135505694 gene encoding ubiquitin-like FUBI-ribosomal protein eS30 fusion protein — MQLFLRAQNTHTLEVTGQETVRDLKVHVQSLEGLLVEDQVLLLAGSPLEDASSLVECGISEHCTLEVAGRLLGGKVHGSLARAGKVRGQTPKVDKQEKKKKKTGRAKRRIQYNRRFVNVVPTFGKKKGPNANS, encoded by the exons ATGCAGCTCTTCTTGCGTGCCCAGAACACTCACACCCTTGAGGTGACAGGACAGGAGACTGTCCGAGATCTCAAG GTCCATGTCCAGAGTCTGGAGGGTCTCCTAGTGGAGGACCAGGTGTTGTTGCTGGCCGGCTCCCCCCTGGAGGATGCTTCCTCTCTGGTGGAATGTGGCATCTCTGAGCACTGCACCCTGGAGGTGGCCGGCAGACTGCTGGGAG GAAAGGTCCATGGCTCCCTGGCCCGTGCCGGTAAAGTGAGGGGACAGACACCCAAG GTTGACAaacaggagaagaagaagaagaagactggTCGTGCCAAGCGCCGCATCCAGTACAACAGGCGCTTCGTCAATGTTGTGCCCACCTTCGGCAAGAAGAAGGGCCCCAACGCCAACTCCTAA
- the LOC135505693 gene encoding peptidyl-prolyl cis-trans isomerase FKBP3-like, with protein MAAELTREWSDEQLKSDDLSKKDVIKFIQDNAAHSFLAEHKLMGNIKNVAKTAKKEQLIIAYNDLFESKRFLGSEPIEDVTEHVKNVKIDDKPKEVVEVADEGPPKFFKSVLKKGDKTNFPKKGDNVSCWYTGSLEDGTVFDTNIPATARKKKQSKPLSFKVGLGRVIRGWDEGILTMSKGETAKLEIEPEWAYGKKGLPDSKIPPNAKLIFEVELVAVD; from the exons ATGGCGGCTGAATTGACCAGAGAGTGGAGCGATGAGCAGCTCAAAAGTGATGATCTATCCAAAAAAGACGTTATTAAGTTCATTCAGGACAATGCGGCCCACTCG TTTCTTGCCGAGCACAAGCTGATGGGAAATATCAAGAATGTTGCAAAAACGGCAAAGAAAGAGCAACTGATTATTGCCTACAACGACTTGTTTGAGAGCAAG AGGTTTTTAGGGTCGGAACCCATTGAAGATGTGACGGAGCATGTGAAAAATGTGAAGATTGACGACAAGCCCAAAGAAGTCGTGGAAGTCGCGGACGAG GGTCCTCCTAAGTTCTTCAAGTCTGTGCTGAAGAAAGGAGACAAGACTAACTTCCCTAAGAAGGGAGACAATGTGAGCTGTTGGTACACTGGCTCCCTGGAGGACGGCACGGTGTTCGACACCAACATCCCTGCAA ctGCCAGAAAGAAGAAACAGAGCAAGCCACTGAGCTTCAAAGTTGGCCTGGGCCGGGTCATCAGAGGG TGGGATGAAGGCATCCTAACGATGAGCAAAGGTGAGACGGCCAAACTGGAGATTGAACCAGAATGGGCCTACGGGAAGAAGGGACTTCCTGACTCAAA AATCCCACCCAACGCAAAGCTGATCTTCGAGGTCGAGCTGGTGGCTGTCGATTAA
- the LOC135505695 gene encoding pre-mRNA-processing factor 39-like, with amino-acid sequence MEDTDLHLSDEPMTGMLDTDSPESVESPAMEGNGEDFLPDLPVLTHAAEWTMDQDPHNLTTVIHDSDSESDQSSPEVIEQHQVQQSDLGSVEQAVQHFQLASAELFQEERREHEDSDEQSRSPQAEQQNQMEASSDESQDGHNTATEPLIQSEKLSDTGEQQQDPVQAQPPMVAEDSSPANMELEESKETEQVEPVEDPAVPTEPLIPSEYEKLAKGCEENPEDFNGWVYLLQYVEQENHLGVVRKAFDAFFLRYPYCYGYWKKLADTEKKHGNAQVAEEVYRRGVHAIPLSVDLWLHYLSFIKDNADPEDPETPSRIRAAYEHAVLAAGTDFRSDRLWEAYINWETEQERLANVTAIYDRILGIPTQLYSQHLQRFKDHVQNNNPKHFLSEEEFVQLRVELAKANAVTVNEDGEEATPAEPEGLPAGTEDLPDPAKRVTEIENMRHKVIELRQEVFNQNEQEVSKRWAFEEGIKRPYFHVKALEKTQLSNWKEYLEFEIENGTPERVVVLFERCLIACALYEDFWMKYAKYLESYSIEGVRHVYKKACTIHLSKKPNIHLLWAAFEEQQGNIEEARGILKSLEEVVPGLAMVRLRRVSLERRHGNLEEAEALLSEAMASGKNASETSFYAVKLARQLLKVQRSLTKARKVLLETIDKDQTSPKLYLNLLELEYSGDVQQNEAEILACFDRALSSPLPLDCRLTFSQRKVEFLEDFGSDINKLVTAYDEHQKLLKEHESTKRKAENGSQEPESKRQRTDDHPGSGHMMQGDNSAYNYNWYQQQYNNWGQHSWGQYNQYAQQYNQYYPPPPT; translated from the exons ATGGAAGATACTG acCTGCACCTCTCAGACGAGCCCATGACGGGGATGTTGGACACAGACAGCCCTGAGAGTGTGGAGTCCCCAGCCATGGAGGGCAACGGAGAGGACTTCCTCCCTGACCTGCCTGTCCTCACGCATGCTGCTGAATGGACCATGGATCAG GATCCCCATAACCTCACCACGGTTATCCACGACTCGGACTCAGAGTCAGATCAGTCGTCGCCAGAGGTAATAGAGCAGCACCAGgtccagcagtctgatctaggatctgttgaACAGGCGGTGCAGCACTTCCAGCTAGCGAGCGCTGAACTCTTCCAAGAGGAGCGTCGGGAGCATGAGGATTCAGATGAGCAGTCTCGTTCTCCacaggcagaacaacagaaccaaATGGAGGCATCGTCAGACGAGAGTCAGGATGGACACAACACAGCCACAGAGCCTTTGATACAGAGCGAGAAGTTGTCCGACACTGGAGAACAGCAACAAGATCCAGTCCAAGCCCAGCCACCAATGGTTGCAGAGGATAGTAGCCCAGCTAACATGGAACTGGAAGAATCCAAAGAGACCGAGCAGGTGGAACCTGTTGAGGATCCAGCTGTCCCTACAGAGCCTCTTATCCCTTCTGAGTATGAGAAGCTGGCTAAAGGGTGTGAGGAAAACCCTGAAGACTTCAATGGTTGGGTCTACCTGCTGCAGTATGTGGAGCAAGAG AATCATCTTGGTGTGGTGAGGAAGGCGTTTGATGCGTTTTTCTTGCGCTACCCCTACTGCTATGGCTACTGGAAGAAGTTAGCTGACACTGAGAAGAAACATGGCAATGCACAGGTGGCAGAGGAG GTGTACCGGCGGGGTGTGCATGCCATCCCCCTCAGTGTGGACCTGTGGCTCCACTACCTGTCCTTCATCAAGGACAACGCTGACCCTGAAGACCCAGAGACACCGTCACGCATTAGAGC TGCGTATGAGCATGCTGTGTTGGCAGCAGGGACAGACTTCCGCTCTGACCGTCTGTGGGAGGCCTACATCAACTGGGAGACGGAGCAGGAGAGATTGGCCAACGTCACGGCCATCTACGATCGTATCCTGGGCATACCCACCCAGCTCTACTCACAGCACCTCCAGAG GTTCAAAGACCATGTGCAGAACAACAACCCCAAACACTTCCTGTCAGAGGAGGAGTTTGTCCAGCTCAGGGTGGAGCTAGCCAAAGCCAATGCAGTCACAGTCAATGAGGATGGAGAGGAAGCAACACCCGCAGAGCCCGAGGGACTCCCAGCCGGCACCGAGGACCTCCCAGATCCTGCTAAG AGAGTGACGGAGATTGAGAACATGCGCCACAAGGTGATCGAGTTGCGTCAGGAGGTGTTCAACCAAAACGAGCAGGAGGTCAGCAAGCGCTGGGCCTTCGAGGAGGGG ATAAAACGGCCCTACTTCCACGTTAAAGCCCTGGAGAAGACCCAGCTCAGCAACTGGAAGGAGTATCTGGAATTTGAGATCGAGAATGGCACTCCCGAACGCGTGGTCGTTTTGTTCGAACGCTGCCTCATCGCCTGTGCTCTCTACGAGGACTTCTGGATGAAG TACGCAAAATATCTAGAGAGCTACAGCATCGAGGGAGTGAGACATGTGTACAAGAAGGCGTGTACCATCCACCTATCCAAGAAGCCCAACATTCACCTCCTGTGGGCCGCGTTCGAGGAGCAGCAGG GGAACATAGAGGAGGCGCGCGGCATCCTGAAGTCTCTGGAAGAGGTGGTACCGGGCCTGGCCATGGTGCGTCTGCGGCGGGTGAGCCTGGAACGTCGCCACGGCAACCTGGAGGAGGCAGAGGCCCTGCTGAGCGAGGCGATGGCATCGGGGAAGAACGCCAGCGAGACGTCATTCTACGCCGTGAAGCTGGCCCGGCAGCTGCTGAAGGTGCAGAGAAGCCTCACCAAGGCCCGCAAGGTGTTGCTGGAAACCATAGACAAGGACCAG ACGAGTCCTAAGCTGTACCTGAACCTGCTCGAGCTGGAGTACAGTGGGGACGTGCAGCAGAATGAGGCTGAAATCTTGGCCTGCTTCGACCGCGCCCTGAGCAGCCCGCTGCCCCTCGACTGCCGCCTCACCTTCTCTCAGCGCAAGGTCGAGTTCCTCGAGGACTTTGGCAGCGACATCAATAA GTTAGTGACTGCATACGATGAACACCAGAAGCTTCTGAAAGAACATGAGTCGACAAAGAGGAAAGCAGAGAATGG CTCCCAGGAGCCCGAGTCGAAGAGACAGCGTACAGACGACCACCCAGGCTCAGGGCACATGATGCAGGGAGACAACTCTGCCTACAACTACAACTGGTACCAA CAACAGTACAATAACTGGGGCCAGCATTCCTGGGGACAGTACAACCAGTATGCCCAGCAGTATAACCAGTACTACCCCCCTCCACCAACATGA